GGCTCGTCGGGCTGGTCCTGGCGCTTGCAGCCCTCAACAAATATGACCCCTATCTGATCCCGTTGCGCGGTACGGGGAACGCCGTCATCGTCGTCGCAAGCCTTCTGGTCGTGGCACTGCTGATCAGGCGGGGCGTCTGGCGCCGCGGCCTCGGTGGACGGCTGCTGCTTCTCGTGTGGATCCTGCCGTCCGTGGCGATGCTTTTGGCCACGACGTCGTATGAGCTCGGCAAGCGGCGCGTGTTGAGCGCACAGCCTTCGCGCGCGCAAATCCTGGGACGGCATTTCGTGGTCGGCTACACTTCCTTCGGCGAGGTTGCGCGCCTGGCGGAACAGGGGCTGATCGCCGGCGTCTATGTCACCAGGCACAATATCGCGGCCGCGGGCGGAACTGCCGAGGGGCTGCGGTCGGAGATCGCAGCGCTGCAGCAGCGGCGACGCAGCGCCGGCCTGCCGCCGCTCGTCGTCGCCGTCGACCAGGAAGGCGGCATCGTCTCGCATCTTGCGCCGCCGCTGAGCGCGCTGCCGGCGTTGTCGACGCTGGCAGGCCTGCCGGCGGACGCTCGCGCGCAGAAGGCCGAGGAGCTCGGACGCACCCACGGCCGCGAGCTGGCGTCGATCGGCATCACCCAGAACTTCGCGCCGGTCGTCGATCTCAAGCCGGATGCGGAACACAACCCGCTCGATTTCAATACGCTGATCGGCGAGCGGGCGATTTCAGACGATCCGGCCGTCGTCAGCGACGTCGCGGCTGCCTATGTCGGCGGTCTCGAAGCGTCCGGTGTCACCGCGACCGTCAAGCATTTTCCGGGCCTCGGGCGGCTGCGCTCCGATACGCACCATTTCACGGCCCATCTCGATACCCCGCGCGAGGTGCTCGACGTCTCCGACTGGCGTCCCTTCAAGGATTTGCTCAAAGGCACAAGAGCCCAGTTGATGATCGGGCACGTCAATCTGGCCGCGATCGATCCCGACCGTCCTGCATCGCATTCCAGGCGCGTGGTTGACGGCCTGATCCGCAAGCAGTGGAATTATCAGGGCGTCATCATCACCGACGATCTGGTGATGGGGGCAGTCTACCACAACGATATCTGCACGGCGGTCATCGAAGCCTTTGGCGCAGGCGTGGATCTGCTGCTGGTTGCCTATGACGGCGCCACGCAATTCTATCCCATCTTTACCTGCGCGCTGGATGCCGCGGAGGCCGGAAAGCTCGATCTCGCGGCCTTGCGCGAGAGCGAGGCGCGGCTGGCCTCTCGAACGCGACCATAGGCCAGAACGAGAAAACCTCAGCGCGCGGGCGCGCGCTGAGGTTCCGGATGGCCGCCGGCCTTCAATTCCGCCGGCCTTCAATTCCGAGGGACGGCCGTGTCAGATCGCAATCGGGATCGATCGACCACACTCCATCAACCGCACACCTGAACCGGCTGGTGGCGCCAGCCATGCGTGGTGTGAACGCGCCGCTGGACGACATAGCAACTTCCGTCGTCGTAATATGAATCCGCGTACGGCGTGTCGTAGGCATAATCGTCGTAATAGTCATACGGATAGTAGCCGTAGCCGTACCCGAAGCGGTGGCGGAAGCCGTGATCGTGGAATCCGCGGCCGGCAAAGCCGCGGCCATCGTGGAACCCACCGGCGAAATGCCCGCCGCCGAAGCCGCCGGGACGCAAGCCTCCAGCGGCTACGCCGCCACCATGGAAGCCGCCGCCAAAACCTCCACCATGGAAGCCTCCACCGCCAAAACCTCCACCGCCAAGGCCGCCACCGTGGAAACCACCACCTCCACCGCCGCCAAAGCCACCGCCGCCATGGCCGCCACCACCTCCGCCACCACCACCACCGCCACCCCGCGCCAACGCCATCGTCGGCGCGACCAGGGCAATGGACGCAACGGCCAACAAGCCGATCACTGTCTTGCGCAACATAACGAGTCTCCAGAGATACGCTCCCAACCACGATCGCTGCGCAGATGGCGATCGATCGGCGCAGCCGCCAGCGTTCTCGCCAACACCTTTCCTCAACTCGTCGCGACCCAGATTAAATTTCAATTTAATGCGCGCGGGTGCGCGCAGCGCACGGGTTCGTCGCAGATCTCGGGAGATTCAAATTCTCGGCACACAGCGCCGCGTGCGGACGGGAATGTGCAGTTCCGATAGAGTTGGGGACTGCGGAACGTTCGGGGAAGTTTTTCGAAAGCGGCTCGCCGGACGCGATATCGATGCTATAAGGCTTCGGTTCTGAACGGTAGGGGAAGCGGATGTCGAAGCAGGCGATGCGGGAAGAGGCGGAGCGCCTGATCCGCGAGACCATGGCGCGCAAGGCTCTCGTCGTAAAGGAGGGCAACACCAGGATCGAGGCGATCTGCGGCAAATGCGGCGCGCCTAACCGCCTCTCGGCGGAACGAGGTGCGACGCGGGTAAAGTTCGTCTGCAAGAATTGCGGGCACAAGCAGGAGACGCTGTGAAGCCGAACGCTGGCTATTTCCCCTTCGCGAACGCCGCGAAGGCTCCCGCATAGTCCGGATGCCAGCGCGACAGCGGCGGGCGGTTCTCGACGATGTCGCCGGCCGCCCACAGGATTCGCCGCTCGTCGAGCGCGCGCGGCACGTCGTTGTCCGGACACAGGATGTAGAAGTCTCCCGCGTCGAGCCGCTCGATCATGAAGTCGACGGTCTGTTCCGGCGTCCAGGCCGCGGCCGGCTTCTCGGTGCGGCCGTGGGACGTCAGCGCGGTGAAGACGAAACCCGGGGTCAAGAGATGCGCGCTGATCCTGCAGGTGGGCGTATTCCGCAGCTCGTGCTGTAGCGCCTCGGTGAAGGCTTTCACGCCTGCCTTCGACACATTGTAGGCGGGATCGCCGGGCGGCGTGGTGATGCCCTGCTTGGAGCCGGTATTGATGATGAGGCCGGCCCGGCCGCGCTCGATCATGCGCGGCGCAAAGGCCTGCGTGCCGTTGATCACGCCCCACAGGTTGACGCCGAGGATGCGCTGCCAATTCTCCGGAGGGCCGAACATCTTGCTGCCGGGCTGGATGCCGGCATTGTTCATCAGGATGTCGGTGCCGCCGAACCGCTTTTGCACCGCTTGCTCCAGCGCCGCGATCTGGTCGGGATGGCTGACATCGACCTCGGCGGTCATGATGGATGCCGCGCCGCCGGCCGCGGCCAATCGCGCCTCCGCCGCCTTCAGCCGCTCGGCGCCGAGATCGGCGATGACTACCTTCATGCCGAGTTGCGCAAAGCGCATCGCGGCCGCAAGCCCGATGCCGGAGGCGCCCCCGGTGATCACGGCGACATGGTCTTTTGACATCGCTGGATGAGGCATCGCGTTTCTCCTTGAATGGCTGGCCGTCGCCGGATGGCGGCAGTTGGCAAATCGTGGTTCTGGCGGGCGAGCACCACGCACGAAGGCGCATGGGAGCTCTTCGTGCGCCGCGCTCGAACCACTCATGCGTTGGCTTTACCGCCTTCCGCCATGGCGGTAGACTTCAGGCGATAACGATCCCCCCCCAAAAGCTGCAAAAAGCCGATCAAGTTTCAGGGAGTGCAGACATGGCTGTGTCACAGGCGATTCCGATCACGCGCCATCCCTTCGCAGATGGTTCCTACAAGAAGATGCTGATCGACGGCCAATGGGTCGATGCCGCCTCCGGCAAGAAATTCGAGACGCGGAACCCGGCGACCGGCGAGCTGCTCGCGACCGTTGCCGAAGGCGATGCCGAGGACATCAACCGCGCGGTGGCCGCGGCGCGCCGCGCCTTCGAGG
This genomic interval from Bradyrhizobium sp. NP1 contains the following:
- a CDS encoding glycoside hydrolase family 3 N-terminal domain-containing protein; translated protein: MAGLVGLVLALAALNKYDPYLIPLRGTGNAVIVVASLLVVALLIRRGVWRRGLGGRLLLLVWILPSVAMLLATTSYELGKRRVLSAQPSRAQILGRHFVVGYTSFGEVARLAEQGLIAGVYVTRHNIAAAGGTAEGLRSEIAALQQRRRSAGLPPLVVAVDQEGGIVSHLAPPLSALPALSTLAGLPADARAQKAEELGRTHGRELASIGITQNFAPVVDLKPDAEHNPLDFNTLIGERAISDDPAVVSDVAAAYVGGLEASGVTATVKHFPGLGRLRSDTHHFTAHLDTPREVLDVSDWRPFKDLLKGTRAQLMIGHVNLAAIDPDRPASHSRRVVDGLIRKQWNYQGVIITDDLVMGAVYHNDICTAVIEAFGAGVDLLLVAYDGATQFYPIFTCALDAAEAGKLDLAALRESEARLASRTRP
- a CDS encoding SDR family NAD(P)-dependent oxidoreductase, which produces MPHPAMSKDHVAVITGGASGIGLAAAMRFAQLGMKVVIADLGAERLKAAEARLAAAGGAASIMTAEVDVSHPDQIAALEQAVQKRFGGTDILMNNAGIQPGSKMFGPPENWQRILGVNLWGVINGTQAFAPRMIERGRAGLIINTGSKQGITTPPGDPAYNVSKAGVKAFTEALQHELRNTPTCRISAHLLTPGFVFTALTSHGRTEKPAAAWTPEQTVDFMIERLDAGDFYILCPDNDVPRALDERRILWAAGDIVENRPPLSRWHPDYAGAFAAFAKGK